One Punica granatum isolate Tunisia-2019 chromosome 3, ASM765513v2, whole genome shotgun sequence genomic window carries:
- the LOC116199642 gene encoding receptor protein kinase TMK1-like: MNSISGRFLVIFSGKSVHPQMGFLRGVALAVLLSLFVSASAQSQQGDVLSMQALKKSLKLPSSLDWSNSDPCNWKQVQCISGRVTRIQIGSLSVSGTLPPDIQNLTSLQKFEVMNNKLTGNLPSFAGLSQLQTLLLHHNNFSSIPSDFFSGMTSLQVIDLSYNSFLPWEIPDSLLNATALKNFSANGANVVGKIPDFFNADNFPGMVELQLAMNNLEGGLPSGFVGSPLQSLWLNGQNGETKLNGTIEVLAKMTQLGEVWLHGNQFSGPIPELSNLKNLWFLSLRDNQLTGVVPDSLLKLPSLKFVNLTNNLLQGPTPAFGSSVTVDMSELNSFCLPDPGVPCDPRVTTLLSIVKSMDYPVKFAQDWKGNNPCDTSDSWTGITCNGGDVTVINFPKMGLTGIISPDYSKLTSLQRLILANNDLTGTIPSELTKLPNLQDLDVSNNRLHGPVPVFGSKVSLKTAGNPDIGKNITEPPSGSPGGSNSPPDAKSPTLRGSKKSSIGVIVGSLVAGVFGVSLVGLSVFCLVRRRPKNSGKVQSPNNVMVLHPPHSGDQNGVKITVAGSSGTGASSETYSQSSGRTGDVHVVEARNMVISIQVLRNVTNNFSEENVLGRGGFGTVYKGELHDGTKIAVKRMESSVVSEKGMTEFKSEIAVLTKVRHRHLVALLGYCLDGNERLLVYEYMPQGTLSKHLFHWKEEGLKPLEWTRRLTIALDVARGVEYLHSLAHQTFIHRDLKPSNILLGDDMRAKVADFGLVRLAPEGKGSIETCLAGTFGYLAPEYAVTGRVTTKVDVFSFGVILMEMITGRKALDETQLEDSVHLVTWFRRMHLNKETFRKAIDPVIDIDEETLGSISTVAELAGHCCAREPYQRPDMGHAVNVLSSLVELWKPAEPDSEDIYGIDLDMTLPQALKKWQEFEGVSNLDESSSSYLPSGESTQTSIPTRPSGFASSFTSADGR; encoded by the exons ATGAACTCAATTTCTGGCCGATTCCTGGTGATTTTCTCGGGAAAATCCGTCCACCCCCAGATGGGTTTTCTCCGGGGCGTAGCGCTCGCCGTACTCCTCTCGCTCTTCGTCTCTGCTTCCGCTCAATCCCAGCAAGGGGACGTTCTCTCAATGCAAGCCCTGAAGAAGAGCCTGAAGCTCCCTTCGTCCCTCGATTGGTCCAACTCCGACCCCTGCAACTGGAAACAAGTGCAGTGCATTAGTGGCCGGGTGACCCGTATCCAGATTGGCAGTCTGAGCGTTAGCGGCACTCTCCCCCCCGACATCCAAAACCTCACCTCCCTTCAGAAGTTCGAGGTGATGAACAACAAGCTTACTGGCAATTTGCCCAGTTTCGCTGGTTTGTCTCAGTTGCAG ACTCTGCTGCTTCACCACAATAATTTCAGCTCCATACCTTCGGATTTCTTCTCGGGAATGACGTCTTTGCAAGTGATTGATCTTAGCTACAATAGTTTCTTGCCATGGGAGATCCCCGACAGCCTCCTCAATGCAACTGCGCTTAAGAATTTCTCAGCTAATGGAGCCAATGTTGTTGGGAAGATCCCGGACTTTTTTAATGCTGACAACTTCCCTGGTATGGTTGAGCTTCAGTTGGCCATGAACAACCTTGAAGGGgggcttccctcgggctttgTAGGATCCCCTCTTCAATCCCTTTGGTTAAATGGTCAAAATGGTGAAACCAAGCTTAATGGAACTATTGAGGTGTTAGCCAAGATGACCCAGCTAGGTGAAGTTTGGTTACATGGGAATCAATTCTCAGGTCCAATACCTGAGCTTTCAAACTTGAAGAATTTGTGGTTTTTGAGCTTGAGGGATAATCAGCTTACTGGGGTCGTCCCTGATTCTCTCCTGAAACTCCCAAGCCTTAAATTCGTAAATTTGACAAACAACTTGCTTCAGGGGCCAACCCCAGCTTTTGGATCCTCTGTTACTGTTGATATGTCTGAGTTGAATAGCTTTTGCTTGCCAGACCCTGGCGTTCCTTGTGATCCCCGAGTTACTACTTTGCTCTCCATCGTTAAGTCAATGGATTACCCAGTTAAATTTGCGCAGGATTGGAAGGGGAATAATCCATGTGACACAAGTGATTCCTGGACAGGGATAACTTGTAATGGAGGAGACGTAACAGTCATCAACTTCCCAAAAATGGGTCTTACTGGTATCATCTCTCCTGACTATTCTAAGCTTACGTCGCTGCAGAGGTTGATACTTGCTAATAACGATCTCACCGGTACCATCCCTTCTGAACTCACGAAGTTGCCAAATCTTCAAGACCTTGATGTTTCAAACAATAGGCTGCATGGTCCTGTACCTGTCTTTGGCAGTAAGGTGAGCTTGAAAACAGCAGGAAATCCCGATATCGGCAAGAATATTACCGAGCCGCCATCAGGCTCTCCTGGAGGAAGCAATTCTCCACCTGATGCCAAATCTCCAACTCTGAGGGGTAGCAAGAAATCTAGTATTGGGGTGATTGTTGGATCCTTGGTTGCTGGTGTTTTCGGGGTATCTTTGGTTGGGCTGTCGGTATTTTGCTTGGTGAGGAGAAGGCCTAAGAATTCTGGTAAAGTACAGAGCCCGAATAATGTAATGGTTTTACATCCTCCGCATTCTGGAGATCAGAATGGGGTGAAGATCACTGTTGCTGGATCAAGTGGAACCGGTGCTTCTAGTGAAACCTACAGCCAGAGCAGTGGCAGGACTGGAGACGTTCATGTGGTCGAGGCGAGGAATATGGTCATTTCCATTCAGGTCTTGAGGAATGTGACAAACAACTTTAGTGAGGAAAATGTACTTGGGAGAGGTGGTTTCGGAACTGTATACAAGGGAGAACTACATGATGGGACAAAGATAGCTGTCAAGAGGATGGAGTCCTCTGTAGTTTCAGAGAAAGGGATGACAGAATTTAAGTCGGAGATAGCAGTCTTAACAAAAGTCCGCCATAGGCATTTGGTTGCTCTTCTAGGATATTGCTTGGATGGGAATGAGAGGCTTCTCGTCTACGAATACATGCCTCAGGGGACTCTCAGTAAGCATTTGTTCCATTGGAAAGAAGAAGGGTTGAAGCCTCTTGAATGGACTAGAAGACTGACCATTGCCTTGGATGTTGCTCGGGGTGTGGAGTATCTTCACAGTTTAGCCCATCAGACATTCATCCACCGAGATTTAAAGCCTTCCAACATTCTCTTGGGTGATGATATGCGGGCTAAAGTGGCAGATTTTGGCCTTGTACGCCTTGCTCCTGAAGGGAAAGGCTCAATCGAAACCTGCCTTGCCGGGACTTTTGGATATCTTGCACCAGAATATGCAG TGACCGGGAGAGTGACCACAAAGGTGGATGTGTTCAGCTTTGGTGTGATCCTGATGGAGATGATCACCGGTAGAAAAGCACTTGACGAGACCCAACTGGAGGACAGCGTCCACCTTGTCACATGGTTCCGAAGGATGCACCTCAACAAGGAAACCTTCCGGAAGGCAATCGACCCAGTGATTGACATTGACGAGGAGACACTGGGGAGCATCAGCACAGTTGCAGAACTGGCAGGGCACTGCTGCGCCAGGGAGCCCTACCAGAGGCCTGACATGGGCCATGCTGTGAATGTGCTGTCGTCCCTTGTAGAGCTTTGGAAGCCTGCCGAGCCCGATTCTGAGGACATTTATGGGATTGACCTCGACATGACCCTTCCCCAAGCTCTCAAGAAGTGGCAAGAATTCGAAGGGGTGAGCAACTTAGACGAGTCATCCTCCTCGTACTTGCCGAGTGGGGAGAGCACCCAGACAAGTATTCCCACCCGCCCATCTGGGTTTGCCAGTTCGTTCACATCTGCTGATGGACGCTGA